The Methylomusa anaerophila genome has a segment encoding these proteins:
- the feoB gene encoding ferrous iron transport protein B, translated as MALVGSPNVGKSVIFNYLTGSYVTVSNYPGTTVDIARGFFKYGNVKYEVMDTPGIYSLLPITDEERVTRLLLAEEKPDAVIHVVDAKNLRRMLNLTIQLLEAGLPVILNLNIMDEAENLGLIIDAEQLARRLNIPVIPTSATKKNGSGSGSGMDDLKKAIVTYAYQQYSKLKYPEYPVDIEMVIDKITMRLRAEYGFTYRAVSLLLLQGDVILTKLIQRDGYWHEVSKEIRIARQLQKRLDYSIILARQKIVDIILENIINKVSSDINAIRRLGYRLERLTREPLTGIPILMLVLYFGLYQFVGRFGAGFLVDYINNTIFSEIISPVAGTIVTQYIEWDWLRSLLMGEYGVITLGFRYAIAIILPIVGTFFLAFSLLEDSGYLPRLAMLVDLVFKHIGLNGRAVIPLTLGLGCGTMAVVVTRTLETKRERLLASFLLALTIPCSAQLGVVLALLSHNVWTLIIWTLYMTMVFSFFGWLTNKIIPGSRSPFYMELPPLRVPVLINVFKKAYTRMSWYFMEILPVFVVTSLLMWVGDQYGLLSYIIDFMTPVMFLLGLPAEGAQAFILGFFRRDYGAAGLYNLAMTGRLNDAQLLTAATALTLFVPCVAQFAVIVKERGIIAAAGMATVIVFIAFVAAFIMHNFLNTFSLFA; from the coding sequence GTGGCTTTAGTGGGGTCGCCAAATGTCGGGAAAAGTGTAATTTTTAACTATCTCACCGGTAGCTATGTTACAGTTTCCAACTATCCAGGCACAACGGTTGACATAGCACGAGGCTTTTTTAAATACGGTAATGTTAAATATGAGGTAATGGATACCCCCGGAATATATTCCCTGTTGCCGATAACCGATGAGGAGCGGGTTACCCGGCTGCTACTTGCGGAAGAAAAGCCGGATGCTGTCATACATGTGGTAGATGCCAAGAACTTGCGCCGTATGCTTAACCTGACAATTCAACTACTGGAGGCCGGGTTGCCGGTCATACTTAATCTTAATATTATGGATGAGGCCGAGAATTTAGGATTAATAATAGATGCGGAACAGTTGGCCAGAAGATTAAACATCCCGGTTATACCAACCTCAGCTACGAAAAAGAACGGTAGCGGTAGTGGTAGCGGTATGGATGATTTAAAAAAAGCCATTGTGACATATGCCTATCAACAGTACTCTAAACTAAAATATCCTGAATATCCTGTTGACATTGAAATGGTGATTGATAAAATAACGATGAGATTACGCGCCGAATATGGATTTACCTATCGTGCCGTCAGCCTGCTGCTTTTACAAGGAGATGTCATACTTACCAAACTTATTCAGAGAGATGGTTACTGGCATGAGGTTTCCAAGGAAATAAGAATAGCTCGGCAACTTCAGAAAAGACTCGATTATTCAATAATCCTGGCACGGCAAAAAATCGTTGATATTATATTAGAAAATATTATTAATAAAGTGTCGTCCGATATTAATGCAATAAGGCGGCTAGGCTATAGATTGGAGCGTTTAACACGTGAACCGCTGACAGGTATACCTATTTTAATGCTGGTGTTATATTTTGGCCTTTATCAATTTGTCGGTAGGTTTGGAGCCGGTTTTTTGGTTGATTATATTAACAATACAATTTTTTCTGAGATAATTAGTCCTGTTGCCGGGACCATCGTAACTCAATATATAGAATGGGATTGGCTACGTTCCCTGCTCATGGGAGAATATGGCGTGATTACTCTTGGTTTCCGCTATGCAATAGCCATTATTCTGCCGATCGTTGGGACATTTTTTCTGGCGTTTTCCCTTTTAGAAGACAGTGGATACTTGCCGCGGTTGGCTATGCTTGTTGATCTGGTCTTTAAGCATATAGGGCTCAACGGCAGGGCAGTCATTCCACTCACTTTGGGTTTGGGTTGCGGTACAATGGCTGTTGTTGTAACCCGAACTCTGGAAACAAAACGTGAGAGGTTATTGGCCTCTTTTTTACTGGCGCTGACAATTCCCTGTTCTGCCCAATTGGGAGTAGTGTTGGCGCTACTGTCCCATAATGTTTGGACTTTAATCATCTGGACGCTGTATATGACAATGGTTTTCTCATTCTTTGGGTGGCTGACAAATAAGATAATACCAGGTAGCAGGAGTCCGTTTTATATGGAGCTTCCCCCTCTGCGTGTACCGGTATTGATTAATGTTTTTAAAAAGGCCTATACCAGAATGTCATGGTATTTCATGGAGATACTGCCGGTGTTTGTTGTAACCAGTTTGCTAATGTGGGTAGGGGATCAGTATGGACTGTTGTCGTATATTATTGATTTCATGACACCGGTGATGTTTCTGCTGGGATTGCCTGCGGAAGGCGCTCAGGCGTTTATTCTTGGCTTTTTTCGCCGGGATTATGGTGCAGCCGGCTTATATAATCTGGCAATGACCGGCAGATTAAATGATGCTCAGTTGTTAACAGCTGCGACTGCTCTAACCTTGTTTGTACCCTGTGTGGCGCAATTTGCAGTAATCGTTAAGGAAAGAGGAATAATTGCTGCTGCCGGAATGGCTACCGTTATTGTTTTTATCGCTTTTGTAGCGGCCTTTATTATGCACAATTTTTTAAACACTTTTTCCTTATTCGCATGA
- the trxA gene encoding thioredoxin, with product MASVVNTNEASFQEEVLEAKVPVLVDFWAPWCGYCTRLAPVLDELAGEVGEKIKIVKVNVDENRALAQRYGVMSLPTMIVFKGSEQVEKIMGFMPKANISAKLSPHI from the coding sequence ATGGCAAGTGTGGTAAATACCAATGAAGCGAGTTTCCAAGAGGAAGTCTTGGAGGCAAAAGTGCCTGTTTTGGTTGATTTTTGGGCACCATGGTGCGGATACTGCACAAGATTAGCGCCTGTATTAGACGAACTGGCCGGTGAAGTTGGTGAGAAAATCAAGATCGTTAAAGTAAACGTAGATGAAAACCGGGCACTGGCACAAAGATACGGCGTAATGAGTTTGCCGACAATGATTGTCTTTAAAGGCAGCGAACAAGTAGAGAAAATAATGGGTTTTATGCCAAAAGCCAATATTAGTGCTAAACTTTCACCACACATATAA
- a CDS encoding CoA-binding protein: MNNVESMLQCKKWAVVGATDNCEKFGYKIYKALKGAGYNVYPVNPGVDDILGDKCYPTLKDLPIKPEVVNVVVPPRVGEQIMKECAQIGITNVWLQPGANAESVVNTAKELGLSVVDQNCILVELRK, from the coding sequence ATGAATAACGTTGAATCTATGCTCCAGTGTAAAAAGTGGGCCGTAGTGGGCGCAACTGACAATTGCGAAAAGTTTGGTTATAAAATATACAAGGCTCTAAAAGGAGCCGGATACAACGTATATCCTGTCAATCCTGGGGTCGATGATATACTGGGCGACAAATGCTATCCGACGTTGAAAGATTTGCCTATAAAGCCCGAAGTGGTAAATGTAGTTGTTCCGCCCAGAGTGGGTGAACAGATTATGAAAGAGTGCGCTCAAATTGGTATTACGAATGTCTGGCTGCAACCGGGAGCCAACGCTGAGAGTGTGGTCAACACTGCTAAAGAACTAGGTCTAAGTGTTGTGGACCAAAATTGTATTTTGGTTGAACTTAGAAAGTAA
- a CDS encoding peptidylprolyl isomerase, with amino-acid sequence MKKAIIEMDQGKIVIELFDKDAPKTVANFEKLINEGFYDGLKFHRVIKGFVAQGGCPHGTGTGGPGYTIPCETQGNPNRHERGALSMAHRGPNTGGSQFFIVYEPQPHLDGLHTVFGKVIEGMDAVDKIEQGDIMKKVTIVQDVQE; translated from the coding sequence TTGAAAAAAGCGATTATTGAAATGGATCAAGGAAAAATAGTAATTGAACTGTTTGATAAGGATGCGCCAAAAACAGTAGCAAACTTCGAAAAATTAATTAACGAAGGATTTTATGACGGTTTGAAATTTCATAGAGTTATTAAAGGCTTTGTTGCACAAGGCGGATGCCCGCATGGAACCGGGACAGGCGGCCCAGGATATACCATTCCCTGCGAAACACAGGGCAATCCTAACCGTCATGAACGGGGTGCGCTTTCTATGGCTCATCGGGGACCCAATACAGGCGGAAGTCAATTTTTTATTGTGTACGAGCCCCAGCCCCATCTGGATGGATTGCATACCGTGTTTGGCAAGGTAATTGAAGGTATGGATGCAGTGGATAAGATTGAACAGGGCGACATTATGAAAAAGGTTACAATTGTTCAGGATGTTCAGGAATGA
- the cobC gene encoding alpha-ribazole phosphatase: protein MTRIILVRHGQTIWNVEKKYQGHSDIGLTETGLHQARQVAEGLTKEEIDAVYASDLSRAYKTAEFIAALRGLQVISVPELREIKFGEWEGLTYDQIMLKWPHIMGKLWACPDEVEIPGGETFRQLKARAHAAMQRIVAAHPEETVVVVSHGGTIRTILCAILDIHLNNIWSIRQDNTAVNIIDYLHGRPVVALVNDIHHLDHLDIEE, encoded by the coding sequence ATGACCAGGATTATACTGGTGCGTCATGGTCAGACCATTTGGAATGTGGAAAAAAAGTATCAGGGACACTCCGATATAGGACTCACTGAAACCGGATTGCATCAGGCCCGACAAGTGGCTGAGGGGTTAACCAAGGAAGAAATTGATGCGGTATATGCCAGTGATTTGTCAAGAGCCTACAAAACTGCAGAATTTATTGCTGCGCTACGTGGCTTGCAGGTTATTTCAGTACCGGAATTAAGGGAAATTAAATTCGGTGAATGGGAAGGCCTCACTTATGATCAGATCATGCTGAAATGGCCGCATATCATGGGAAAGTTATGGGCTTGTCCCGATGAAGTGGAGATACCTGGCGGAGAAACCTTTCGCCAGCTTAAGGCCCGGGCTCATGCCGCCATGCAGAGAATTGTTGCCGCCCATCCGGAAGAAACTGTAGTTGTTGTTTCCCATGGCGGTACAATAAGAACTATCTTGTGCGCAATACTGGATATACATCTGAATAACATATGGAGCATAAGGCAAGACAATACGGCGGTCAACATTATTGATTACCTCCATGGCCGGCCAGTTGTTGCTTTGGTTAATGATATACATCATTTGGATCATTTGGATATAGAAGAATGA
- the cobD gene encoding threonine-phosphate decarboxylase CobD: MDMRSGAKADNFRHGGNVYALARGKGGVLAELLDYSANINPLGLADSVQDAINQSIHNIIHYPDADAYELKRSISNFYNVEAARITMGNGAVELLYILCHITKPGRVLIPAPSFSEYERASRAAGAKIQYYMLSAANGFVFDVEKISAELDGADILFFGNPNNPTGTLIARTEIAFMLRKAREYNTLVVVDESFMDFITDDSLYTSRSLLKEYPNLIIIHSLTKFYAIPGLRLGFALTAPDLAARLQAAKDPWNVNTLAQAAGVAALADRDYQAKSKEIVNQAKKELFSGLTELPGCRPYPPAANYVLVNIEQTGITAAKLCSKMAERKILIRDCSNYPGLSQDYIRVAVKLPATNKILLDTLRQVITGGAL, encoded by the coding sequence ATGGATATGCGTAGCGGCGCCAAAGCTGATAATTTCCGGCATGGGGGAAATGTCTATGCCTTAGCCCGGGGAAAAGGCGGAGTTCTTGCTGAATTATTGGACTATAGTGCGAATATTAATCCACTGGGCCTTGCCGACAGCGTGCAGGATGCAATTAACCAATCAATCCATAATATAATTCACTATCCTGACGCCGATGCTTACGAACTGAAACGGTCTATCAGTAATTTTTATAATGTTGAAGCTGCAAGAATTACTATGGGTAACGGCGCTGTTGAGCTTTTATACATACTCTGTCATATTACCAAACCGGGCCGGGTGCTGATTCCGGCTCCGTCATTTAGCGAATATGAGCGGGCATCCCGTGCCGCCGGTGCGAAAATTCAGTATTATATGCTGTCTGCTGCTAACGGCTTTGTTTTTGATGTGGAAAAGATATCTGCCGAACTGGATGGCGCAGATATCCTGTTTTTCGGCAATCCCAATAACCCGACAGGTACACTGATTGCCCGGACGGAAATAGCATTTATGCTTCGCAAGGCTAGAGAATATAATACATTGGTGGTAGTGGACGAATCATTTATGGATTTTATTACGGACGATAGTCTTTATACTTCCCGTTCGTTACTAAAAGAGTACCCTAATTTGATCATCATTCATTCTCTTACCAAATTTTATGCCATTCCCGGTTTGCGGTTAGGCTTTGCTTTGACGGCGCCGGATCTGGCGGCAAGACTGCAAGCAGCTAAGGATCCTTGGAACGTTAATACTTTGGCCCAAGCTGCCGGAGTGGCCGCACTGGCTGATCGGGATTATCAAGCAAAATCAAAAGAGATAGTTAATCAAGCCAAAAAGGAGCTTTTTTCTGGTTTAACAGAATTGCCGGGATGCCGCCCTTATCCTCCGGCAGCTAATTACGTGCTTGTTAATATTGAACAAACAGGGATTACTGCTGCAAAGCTTTGCAGCAAGATGGCGGAACGGAAAATTTTAATCCGCGATTGCAGCAATTACCCGGGGTTATCTCAGGATTATATTCGAGTGGCGGTAAAACTGCCGGCAACTAATAAAATTCTGCTCGACACTCTGCGGCAGGTTATTACGGGTGGTGCGTTATGA
- a CDS encoding GHMP family kinase ATP-binding protein: MNIKVRAPGSCGELVQGTLGGVNFLITCPINWYSEAEASIGGTDTPVSKPKVVKAVNQTLQYLGSSLSIGINITSDLPEGKGMASSSADISAACQATAIAVTGRMLTCDEVADIALDIEPTDGIFFPGITMIDHIKGTIRRVLGQPPPIYIAVFDAGGEVDTLAFNNRQDLARLNQEKAARVSQAADLVIRGIRTGDASLVGKGATISALANQSILYKPCLETLIHLAESFGAVGVCAAHSGTVIGVLFDAGKMKRHTECVNAICSICKEVTYLKTVELIAGGLEIIGVTEISGREKRYGYA; this comes from the coding sequence ATGAATATTAAAGTAAGAGCGCCAGGTTCATGCGGTGAACTGGTACAAGGGACCTTGGGCGGAGTAAATTTTCTCATTACCTGTCCCATTAATTGGTACTCTGAGGCCGAAGCATCAATTGGCGGAACTGATACACCCGTCAGTAAACCTAAAGTCGTCAAGGCAGTAAATCAAACTTTACAATACCTGGGGAGTTCCTTGTCGATAGGCATAAACATCACATCGGATTTACCTGAAGGCAAAGGGATGGCATCAAGTAGCGCAGATATAAGCGCTGCTTGTCAAGCAACTGCGATTGCAGTTACCGGGAGAATGCTAACCTGTGATGAGGTGGCCGATATTGCTCTTGACATTGAGCCGACGGACGGAATTTTTTTCCCCGGAATCACGATGATTGACCATATTAAAGGGACAATCCGCCGTGTTTTGGGACAGCCGCCTCCTATTTATATTGCCGTCTTCGACGCTGGGGGAGAGGTTGATACTTTAGCATTCAACAACAGACAGGATTTAGCCCGGCTGAATCAGGAAAAAGCGGCGCGTGTATCCCAGGCTGCCGATTTGGTTATTCGCGGCATACGGACGGGTGACGCAAGCTTAGTCGGTAAAGGTGCAACCATCAGCGCTTTAGCCAACCAGTCCATTCTGTATAAACCTTGCCTAGAGACTCTCATTCATCTGGCCGAATCTTTTGGAGCGGTAGGAGTGTGTGCCGCTCACAGCGGAACCGTTATTGGCGTCCTGTTTGATGCCGGTAAAATGAAGAGGCATACTGAATGTGTAAATGCAATATGCTCTATATGTAAGGAAGTTACCTATCTCAAGACTGTAGAACTAATTGCCGGCGGGTTAGAGATTATTGGCGTTACAGAAATTTCAGGAAGGGAAAAAAGGTATGGATATGCGTAG
- the cobS gene encoding adenosylcobinamide-GDP ribazoletransferase, giving the protein MTVFQDFFTGLQFLTRFRMVKQSDWSPASFGRSVKFFPVIGAVIGVSLAGVNYLLHDYLPPHILAAIIVLAGIVITGGLHCDGLMDTADGIFSGRSRERMLEIMKDSRVGANGVVVFGLFILLKWSLILDMNTAILSTALFVAPVAARLAMVIGITSFPYARPDGMGKAFAQYAGRPALYLAFFFSFILIVPLGKLAIISLTASVLCCMVVARYVTSILGGLTGDVYGAITELGELVTLAVFGIIAYIMI; this is encoded by the coding sequence ATGACAGTTTTTCAGGATTTTTTTACAGGGCTTCAGTTTTTGACCCGCTTTCGTATGGTGAAACAATCTGACTGGTCGCCGGCAAGTTTTGGCCGCAGCGTCAAATTCTTTCCTGTTATCGGGGCAGTAATTGGTGTCAGTTTAGCCGGCGTCAACTACCTGCTGCATGACTATTTGCCGCCCCACATACTAGCTGCAATAATTGTATTGGCTGGAATTGTAATTACCGGCGGACTTCACTGTGACGGATTAATGGATACGGCGGACGGTATTTTTTCCGGCCGTTCCCGGGAGCGCATGCTGGAGATTATGAAAGACAGCCGAGTGGGCGCCAATGGCGTCGTGGTTTTTGGCCTCTTTATCCTGCTAAAGTGGTCGCTCATTCTTGATATGAATACTGCCATATTATCTACGGCCCTTTTCGTTGCACCTGTGGCCGCGAGATTGGCAATGGTTATCGGGATTACCTCTTTTCCTTATGCCAGACCGGATGGTATGGGAAAAGCTTTTGCCCAATATGCCGGACGTCCCGCCCTGTATTTGGCGTTTTTTTTCTCATTCATTCTTATTGTCCCATTGGGGAAATTGGCTATAATTAGTTTAACTGCAAGCGTTCTATGTTGTATGGTCGTTGCGCGTTACGTTACCTCCATTTTAGGTGGTCTTACAGGCGATGTATATGGAGCCATCACCGAGCTTGGTGAGCTTGTCACTTTAGCTGTATTTGGTATAATAGCATATATCATGATTTAA
- the cbiB gene encoding adenosylcobinamide-phosphate synthase CbiB has protein sequence MEKYLVIGAVIADRFIGDPRTSLHPVAMIGNLISILERLLLKPDYSSSRKKTAGALLVVGVLGIVYGLVWLVMFLFYSIHSAVALIGGIVLLSFTISPRSLAEAGQEIKGYLLAGNMVEARYKVGWIVGRDTERLDTGEVTRATVETIAENIVDGIISPLFYAAIGGVPLAFLYRAVNTLDSMVGYKNDKYRDFGMVAARVDDIFNYIPARVTGPLIVIAAFILRYDAYGAARSIRHDAAKHPSPNSGIAEAGVAGALGVRLGGLNYYGGVSSHRAYMGEAKNQLTPRHIDQAIRIMYLVTVLFAVLCFGLQRFGVAWLPVGW, from the coding sequence ATGGAAAAATACTTAGTGATAGGTGCGGTTATTGCTGACCGCTTCATTGGCGATCCACGTACATCCTTACATCCGGTGGCGATGATTGGCAATCTTATCAGCATTTTGGAAAGGCTATTATTAAAGCCTGATTATTCCTCTAGCCGCAAAAAGACTGCCGGCGCACTATTGGTTGTTGGTGTACTGGGAATTGTGTACGGTCTCGTTTGGCTGGTTATGTTCCTGTTTTATAGTATCCACTCAGCAGTTGCGCTGATCGGTGGAATCGTTTTATTATCTTTCACCATTTCGCCCCGCAGCCTGGCGGAAGCGGGGCAAGAAATTAAGGGCTATTTGCTTGCAGGAAATATGGTAGAAGCGCGATATAAAGTAGGTTGGATTGTCGGCAGGGATACCGAGCGGCTCGACACCGGCGAAGTTACCCGGGCTACGGTAGAAACAATAGCAGAGAATATTGTGGACGGAATTATTTCACCTTTGTTCTATGCAGCTATTGGCGGAGTACCACTGGCGTTTTTGTATAGGGCGGTTAACACCCTGGACTCAATGGTGGGCTATAAAAATGATAAATACCGGGATTTTGGCATGGTTGCCGCCCGGGTTGACGACATTTTTAATTATATACCTGCCCGTGTCACCGGGCCCTTAATTGTGATTGCTGCTTTCATACTGCGGTATGATGCTTACGGGGCGGCCAGATCTATCCGGCATGATGCGGCCAAGCATCCAAGCCCCAATAGCGGTATTGCAGAAGCGGGGGTGGCCGGTGCTTTAGGAGTACGTTTAGGGGGGCTTAATTACTATGGCGGCGTTTCCTCCCACCGGGCGTATATGGGTGAAGCGAAAAATCAATTAACTCCCCGGCATATCGACCAGGCTATACGGATTATGTATTTGGTTACCGTTTTATTTGCAGTATTATGTTTCGGACTGCAACGATTTGGGGTGGCTTGGCTGCCTGTCGGCTGGTGA